GCCATAACCATAGATTTGCAGGAGTGTCAGGAGAGGCCATTCCGCTGCCGTATGGCGACCATAAGCACGCAATATTTGTGAGAACCGATTTCTTCGGTCATTTTCATTTTATAAGGGCTTTTACAGGCCCCGCGATTCCTGTCGGCAACGGCAAGCATGTGCATTTTGTCAAGGGCTTTACTTCACTAAACGACGGGCATTACCATGAGTTCCAGTTGGCAACGCTTATCGAAGACCCATTGCGGCACGACGGCCGTTTATATTGTTGAAAAATAATCCCCGTCAGCGTTAACTGACGGGGTTTACATATTAGTGCTAATGTTATGCGCTGCTTAAACCGGTTTTGCGAGCACAATATAGAACAAAATTGAGAAATAGTGCAGGATACTGCCGCCGACCACAAAGAAGTGCCAGACGGAGTGGATGAATTTTTTGCGCCTGCCGATGAGATAGAGTACAGCGCCTATTGTATAGAGAATACCTCCGGCGAGAAGCAGCAGCAGCCCGGGCATAGCCACGCGCGAAATGAGCGGCTTTATGGCGACGATTATCGCCCATCCCATGATGATATAGCATATCATCGAGAATTTGGCGAACTTTTTAAGGTTGACTGCTGTCAGCGTGATACCCAAAGCGGCGGCACCCCAGACTATGCCGAACAGTGTCCAGCCGAGCGCACCTCTTAAAGGTACCAGCGTAAAGGGGGTATATGTTCCCGCAATAAGAAGATATATAGTGCAGTGGTCGAGGACCCGCATTACCTTTTTGCCTGCGTTTGGCCTTAAACTGTGATATATAGTCGAGTTAAGATAGAGCAATATGAGTGTGGAGCAATAGATAACTACGCTGACTGTGCACCACGCGTTATTATGCAGGGCAGAGAATACTGTCGCGACAACCAGTGCGGCAATTGCCAACGCTGCCCCGATACCGTGGGAGATGGCGTTGATAAGTTCCTCCGCAAGGCTGTATTTATGAAGTTCGATTTTGTTAAGAGCCATGTTCTTTTACCTCTGTCAATTTATTACAGTTTTTAAATTATATAAATATTATACTACCAATAGAAGCAAATGAAACGGAAAAAATAAGATTTATGAAAATTTTCATTATCATTCAATAAATACAGCGGAATACCAGTTTTGCTCCTGGGTATCGTTTTGAAGCACATCTATAGGCAGCCCGAGGCTTCGAACAGTCTTAAAAACATCAATGCCTACGGAGTGAAACGCAGGCCTTGCGGTTTTGGGGAAACGGCACTCCTTTCCCTCGACACATGAACAGGTTTCGCAGCTTGAACAGTCGCTGAGGGAGAATGCAAGATAATAGCCCGCTAAAAAAGCGCTGCGCTCCAATTCATATGAGATTTTCTGGCTCAGCTTTTTGTCATGGGTATGTATGATAATGCCGTAAGAATACCGTCTTAAGATTTTTTCGAATTCCCATGGCATAGGAAAGCCCGGCCTTGACGGACAGGTATGGTTTTTTCCCCAGTCGTTGCACCCGAACATACATTTGAGCAGTGTCCTGCTGTCAAAAACAATGTCATCGATTTCAAACAAAACGGCGTCAGCCGCCCCCCATTTTTATTGCCTTGTTGATAAAATTTTGGACGTCGGGGTTATTTTTAATAATTTGCTCTTTCATAGTTCCCATCTCTTTATACTGAATATTTCAATGACAATTAATTTAACCAAAGCTTTTAATAGGATTTTACTTCAAACCGCTGAAATTTGCAATTATAAATGTAGTTATGAGCGGATAAAAAACACTGCTGCTGTGATTTTATTGCATTTTTGCTGCGGCAATAAAAACAGGCTGCGGGCGGCATAAAAATTTTTATGGGACTTAAAGAGGCGGGTTTTCTGAAAAATGCGCACAAATTATGCACAAAAATTTCCGACAATTTATTATTGGATTAGTGCAGTTATGTAGACAATAAAACTTAATTAATTTATAATAATTATATTAGATTAAAAAGGAGGTTAGTAATGGCAAAATCAGAAAACATCAAAGCAGTTATTATCAGGGCATTAATGATTATAGTCGGTGCCGCACTCTCGTCGATAGGACTTGAAATTTTTCTTGTTCCGAACAATATTATCGACGGTGGGGTTGTCGGCATATCAATTATAACGAGCCATCTTACGCATCTGCCCCTCGGATTATTTACCTTTATGTTTAATCTGCCGTTTTTCTTGTTAGGATATAAGCAGATCGGAAAAACATTTTTATTTTCCACTTTGTTTGCTGTTTCCTGCCTTTCAATCGGAGTTACAGTCCTGCACCCCGTTTCTGAGGTGACAAAAGATGTTTTTCTGGCAACGATTTTCGGCGGGATCATAAACGGTGCTGGTGTCGGAACGATTATCCGAGCCGGAGGTTCACTTGACGGCACCGAAGTCGTAGCAATCATCCTCGATAAGAAGTTGAGCTTTTCGATTGGCGAAATCGTCATGTTCTTCAACGTATTCATTCTTTCAAGCGCAGGCTTCGTATTTGGCTGGGACAGAGCAATGTATTCTCTGGTCGCCTATTTCCTTTCATTTAAGGTGATTGACATTGTTACAGAGGGCGTTGACGAATCAAAGGCTGCGACTATCATTTCAGATAAGAGCGAAGAAATTACCGATGCTGTAATTGCGCGTCTCGGACGTGGGGTAACGCTGCTGACAGGGAAAGGTGGCTACTCCAAGGGCTCGTTGAATGTTATTTACGTCGTTGTTTCAAGACTGGAGTTAGCGAAACTCAAAAAGATAGTGCTTGAGATTGATAGTAATGCGCTTGTCACTATAGGAAACGTCGAAGTGGCGGGCAAAAAATATAAAAAGAAAGCTATTCATTAATACAAAACTTAATTTAAAATTGCCGTATACAGCATACTGCGATGATGTTCGCAAGTATGTTTTGCTGCTGATAAAATATCAAACGGGGATTTGTTGACAAATCAACAAGAGCGGACTAATGCAAAGCGCAGGTCCGCTCTTGTTTGCAGCTTGAAAAGGAAAATTATTAAAAGAAAAACCGGCCTCTGCCTAAAAGTTCAGCGAGAAGCAGCGCTGAGATAAAGTCTCTGCCAAGCCCTCTGCGTCTGAACCTGAAACCGGGCCTAAACCTGCGGAATCCGCCGGAGAAGGGTGGCGGGTCGTTCGGATTATTACGGGTACTCTGTTCACTCATGTACTCAGCCATATCAGGATATGTTCTTACAAATTCTTCGTAAATTCCGTCAGTCATATCGTCCAACTGTTTCTGTGTAGGCATAGTGATACCATA
This DNA window, taken from [Clostridium] cellulosi, encodes the following:
- a CDS encoding hypothetical protein (High confidence in function and specificity), which produces MFEIDDIVFDSRTLLKCMFGCNDWGKNHTCPSRPGFPMPWEFEKILRRYSYGIIIHTHDKKLSQKISYELERSAFLAGYYLAFSLSDCSSCETCSCVEGKECRFPKTARPAFHSVGIDVFKTVRSLGLPIDVLQNDTQEQNWYSAVFIE
- a CDS encoding hypothetical protein (High confidence in function and specificity) — its product is MALNKIELHKYSLAEELINAISHGIGAALAIAALVVATVFSALHNNAWCTVSVVIYCSTLILLYLNSTIYHSLRPNAGKKVMRVLDHCTIYLLIAGTYTPFTLVPLRGALGWTLFGIVWGAAALGITLTAVNLKKFAKFSMICYIIMGWAIIVAIKPLISRVAMPGLLLLLAGGILYTIGAVLYLIGRRKKFIHSVWHFFVVGGSILHYFSILFYIVLAKPV
- the yqfU gene encoding UPF0750 membrane protein (High confidence in function and specificity); this translates as MAKSENIKAVIIRALMIIVGAALSSIGLEIFLVPNNIIDGGVVGISIITSHLTHLPLGLFTFMFNLPFFLLGYKQIGKTFLFSTLFAVSCLSIGVTVLHPVSEVTKDVFLATIFGGIINGAGVGTIIRAGGSLDGTEVVAIILDKKLSFSIGEIVMFFNVFILSSAGFVFGWDRAMYSLVAYFLSFKVIDIVTEGVDESKAATIISDKSEEITDAVIARLGRGVTLLTGKGGYSKGSLNVIYVVVSRLELAKLKKIVLEIDSNALVTIGNVEVAGKKYKKKAIH